One window of the Misgurnus anguillicaudatus chromosome 8, ASM2758022v2, whole genome shotgun sequence genome contains the following:
- the lrrfip1b gene encoding uncharacterized protein lrrfip1b isoform X20: MATQLTGRKRIPNREKLSAEDDALSQIAREAEARLAAKRAARAEAREIRMKELERQQKEIYHAHKKYYGLDNKWGHIEQWMEDSERYSRHTRRHTSISDDEERMSVGSRGSLRGNHTDLYSSTSSLPSARLQNGRVEERSDFLEKGSRTASTLSAATLASLGGGSSRRGSCDTSVSADTEASIREMKDSLVEVEEKYRKAMVSNAHLDNEKTNLMYQVDTLRETLMEMEELLCETRRECEEKTRAYEREHHAHSVLKVQFEEMKETLKQSEELLTEAQQSHGKQKDYIREISDLQETLEWKDKKIRALERQKEYSDIIHDERDTLRDEISRLRDALKKHGIVLGSKVTTNGEVADGSIDGHVSAEPASRMIQDAHTPTISGEGMLGRTPEHYNIPKTQTEIAGNLWWTTQVLEKSSPNQQMQDGERNEKDNSSEERIDIDDLGPSDSLRDETTEDNQTESSEQEINHSSENEVRMFRAPTNKAIRTQRNLLNPNKENLIQFKSTLNETPPDKLKTVVVGKRLNAKGGSYSKMSKKSTECRFNSSQPLTCTPVNDSTVMSKTSTSEIDLSTKTSQSVPRKPLKQYQKISVQYNTETRRSENRIPLGVTDATKISHDLMLEPTVFNEEGIFNIAGGNNTQAWNQETDVESVLDTFNMPVEYKGVAFLLDSCEEAFALDVALLASDEIGVHCSTTVGVGEPIADKSQTLLKTKMKLKRIFSCCVS, translated from the exons ATGGCAACTCAATTAACGGGAAGGAAAAGAATTCCTAACCGAGAGAAACTGTCTGCGGAGGATGATGCTCTGAGTCAAATAGCCCGAGAG GCGGAGGCCAGGCTAGCAGCTAAACGGGCTGCCCGGGCAGAAGCTCGAGAAATCCGTATGAAGGAACTGGAGAGGCAACAAAAAGAG ATATATCATGCACACAAG AAATACTATGGGCTGGACAACAAATGGGGCCATATTGAACAGTGGATG GAAGACAGTGAGCGGTATTCTCGCCACACTCGGAGACACACTTCG ATATCAGATGATGAGGAGCGCATGTCTGTTGGCAGTCGAGGCAGTTTAAGG GGCAACCACACAGATCTCTACAGCAGCACCAGCAGTCTGCCTTCAGCCAGACTACAAAATGGACGG gtgGAGGAAAGATCAGACTTCCTGGAGAAG GGCTCCAGGACAGCTTCCACGCTTTCTGCTGCAACTCTAGCATCTCTGGGTGGAGGGTCATCACGAAGAGGAAGCTGTGATACCTCGGTTTCTGCTGACACTGAGGCGTCCATACGAGAAATGAAG GACTCCCTGGTGGAGGTGGAAGAGAAATATCGTAAGGCTATGGTGTCCAATGCTCACCTGGACAATGAGAAGACCAACCTGATGTATCAGGTGGACACACTGAGAGAAACTCTGATGGAGATGGAGGAACTTTTGTGTGAGACACGCAGGGAGTGTGAAGAGAAAACCAGG GCGTATGAGCGAGAACATCATGCTCACAGTGTCCTGAAAGTCCAATTTGAGGAGATGAAGGAAACACTAAAGCAGAGTGAAGAGCTATTGACG GAAGCCCAACAGTCGCATGGGAAGCAGAAGGATTACATTAGAGAGATCTCTGACCTGCAAGAAACATTGGAATGGAAAGATAAAAAGATCCGG GCATTAGAGAGACAGAAGGAGTATTCAGACATTATCCATGACGAACGGGACACACTCAGGGATGAGATTTCCCGCCTTAGGGATGCTCTAAAG AAACATGGAATAGTTCTGGGATCTAAGGTGACGACCAACGGAGAAGTAGCAGACGGGTCGATTGATGGCCATGTAAGTGCAGAACCAGCCTCCCGAATGATCCAAGATGCTCACACGCCCACCATAAGCGGAGAAGGCATGTTAG GCAGAACTCCAGAACATTACAACATCCCTAAAACACAAACTGAGATCGCTGGAAATCTGTGGTGGACCACACAGGTGCTTGAGAAGAGTTCACCGAATCAACAGATGCAAGATGGTGAAAGAAACGAGAAGGACAATTCGTCAGAAGAGCGCATTGACATAGATGATCTTGGGCCCAGTGACAGTTTAAGAGATGAGACGACTGAGGACAATCAGACAGAAAGCAGTGAACAAGAAATAAATCATTCTTCTGAGAATGAAGTCAGGATGTTCAGGGCACCTACAAATAAAGCAATTCGGACACAGAGGAATCTTCTAAATCCTAACAAAGAAAATTTAATACAATTTAAGTCAACACTGAATGAAACACCCCCAGATAAATTAAAAACAGTAGTGGTTGGTAAAAGGTTAAATGCAAAGGGGGGTTCTTACtcaaaaatgtctaaaaaatCTACAGAGTGCCGATTTAACTCTTCACAACCCCTAACATGCACTCCAGTTAATGATTCTACAGTTATGAGCAAAACAAGCACGTCAGAGATTGATTTAAGCACTAAAACTTCACAAAGTGTGCCACGGAAACCATTAAAACAGTATCAAAAAATATCTGTACAGTACAATACAGAGACCAGGCGATCAGAGAATAGGATACCCTTAGGAGTCACTGATGCAACCAAAATCTCTCATGATCTAATGCTTGAACCCACAGTCTTTAATGAAGAGGGTATTTTTAATATAGCAGGAGGCAATAATACACAAGCCTGGAACCAGGAGACAGATGTAGAATCAGTGCTAGATACATTTAACATGCCAGTAGAGTACAAGGGCGTTGCATTTCTTCTGGATAGTTGTGAAGAAGCTTTTGCATTGGATGTTGCTCTTTTAGCATCGGATGAAATAGGTGTGCACTGCAGTACAACAGTCGGTGTGGGAGAACCTATTGCAGATAAGTCCCAGACATTACTAAAGACCAAGATGAAGTTAAAGAGGATCTTCAGCTGCTGTGTGTCGTGA
- the lrrfip1b gene encoding uncharacterized protein lrrfip1b isoform X22, which yields MATQLTGRKRIPNREKLSAEDDALSQIAREAEARLAAKRAARAEAREIRMKELERQQKEISDDEERMSVGSRGSLRGSLYEESSYSGSRRFSGSSTRVPSDYNGFLGSGSRASSRASSARASPVVEERSDFLEKGSRTASTLSAATLASLGGGSSRRGSCDTSVSADTEASIREMKDSLVEVEEKYRKAMVSNAHLDNEKTNLMYQVDTLRETLMEMEELLCETRRECEEKTRAYEREHHAHSVLKVQFEEMKETLKQSEELLTEAQQSHGKQKDYIREISDLQETLEWKDKKIRALERQKEYSDIIHDERDTLRDEISRLRDALKKHGIVLGSKVTTNGEVADGSIDGHVSAEPASRMIQDAHTPTISGEGMLGRTPEHYNIPKTQTEIAGNLWWTTQVLEKSSPNQQMQDGERNEKDNSSEERIDIDDLGPSDSLRDETTEDNQTESSEQEINHSSENEVRMFRAPTNKAIRTQRNLLNPNKENLIQFKSTLNETPPDKLKTVVVGKRLNAKGGSYSKMSKKSTECRFNSSQPLTCTPVNDSTVMSKTSTSEIDLSTKTSQSVPRKPLKQYQKISVQYNTETRRSENRIPLGVTDATKISHDLMLEPTVFNEEGIFNIAGGNNTQAWNQETDVESVLDTFNMPVEYKGVAFLLDSCEEAFALDVALLASDEIGVHCSTTVGVGEPIADKSQTLLKTKMKLKRIFSCCVS from the exons ATGGCAACTCAATTAACGGGAAGGAAAAGAATTCCTAACCGAGAGAAACTGTCTGCGGAGGATGATGCTCTGAGTCAAATAGCCCGAGAG GCGGAGGCCAGGCTAGCAGCTAAACGGGCTGCCCGGGCAGAAGCTCGAGAAATCCGTATGAAGGAACTGGAGAGGCAACAAAAAGAG ATATCAGATGATGAGGAGCGCATGTCTGTTGGCAGTCGAGGCAGTTTAAGG GGCTCACTGTATGAAGAGAGTTCATATTCTGGCTCTAGGCGTTTCAGTGGGTCCAGCACAAGAGTC CCTTCAGACTACAATGGCTTTCTTGGCTCTGGTTCGAGGGCCTCATCTAGGGCCAGTTCAGCTCGTGCCAGCCCTGTG gtgGAGGAAAGATCAGACTTCCTGGAGAAG GGCTCCAGGACAGCTTCCACGCTTTCTGCTGCAACTCTAGCATCTCTGGGTGGAGGGTCATCACGAAGAGGAAGCTGTGATACCTCGGTTTCTGCTGACACTGAGGCGTCCATACGAGAAATGAAG GACTCCCTGGTGGAGGTGGAAGAGAAATATCGTAAGGCTATGGTGTCCAATGCTCACCTGGACAATGAGAAGACCAACCTGATGTATCAGGTGGACACACTGAGAGAAACTCTGATGGAGATGGAGGAACTTTTGTGTGAGACACGCAGGGAGTGTGAAGAGAAAACCAGG GCGTATGAGCGAGAACATCATGCTCACAGTGTCCTGAAAGTCCAATTTGAGGAGATGAAGGAAACACTAAAGCAGAGTGAAGAGCTATTGACG GAAGCCCAACAGTCGCATGGGAAGCAGAAGGATTACATTAGAGAGATCTCTGACCTGCAAGAAACATTGGAATGGAAAGATAAAAAGATCCGG GCATTAGAGAGACAGAAGGAGTATTCAGACATTATCCATGACGAACGGGACACACTCAGGGATGAGATTTCCCGCCTTAGGGATGCTCTAAAG AAACATGGAATAGTTCTGGGATCTAAGGTGACGACCAACGGAGAAGTAGCAGACGGGTCGATTGATGGCCATGTAAGTGCAGAACCAGCCTCCCGAATGATCCAAGATGCTCACACGCCCACCATAAGCGGAGAAGGCATGTTAG GCAGAACTCCAGAACATTACAACATCCCTAAAACACAAACTGAGATCGCTGGAAATCTGTGGTGGACCACACAGGTGCTTGAGAAGAGTTCACCGAATCAACAGATGCAAGATGGTGAAAGAAACGAGAAGGACAATTCGTCAGAAGAGCGCATTGACATAGATGATCTTGGGCCCAGTGACAGTTTAAGAGATGAGACGACTGAGGACAATCAGACAGAAAGCAGTGAACAAGAAATAAATCATTCTTCTGAGAATGAAGTCAGGATGTTCAGGGCACCTACAAATAAAGCAATTCGGACACAGAGGAATCTTCTAAATCCTAACAAAGAAAATTTAATACAATTTAAGTCAACACTGAATGAAACACCCCCAGATAAATTAAAAACAGTAGTGGTTGGTAAAAGGTTAAATGCAAAGGGGGGTTCTTACtcaaaaatgtctaaaaaatCTACAGAGTGCCGATTTAACTCTTCACAACCCCTAACATGCACTCCAGTTAATGATTCTACAGTTATGAGCAAAACAAGCACGTCAGAGATTGATTTAAGCACTAAAACTTCACAAAGTGTGCCACGGAAACCATTAAAACAGTATCAAAAAATATCTGTACAGTACAATACAGAGACCAGGCGATCAGAGAATAGGATACCCTTAGGAGTCACTGATGCAACCAAAATCTCTCATGATCTAATGCTTGAACCCACAGTCTTTAATGAAGAGGGTATTTTTAATATAGCAGGAGGCAATAATACACAAGCCTGGAACCAGGAGACAGATGTAGAATCAGTGCTAGATACATTTAACATGCCAGTAGAGTACAAGGGCGTTGCATTTCTTCTGGATAGTTGTGAAGAAGCTTTTGCATTGGATGTTGCTCTTTTAGCATCGGATGAAATAGGTGTGCACTGCAGTACAACAGTCGGTGTGGGAGAACCTATTGCAGATAAGTCCCAGACATTACTAAAGACCAAGATGAAGTTAAAGAGGATCTTCAGCTGCTGTGTGTCGTGA
- the lrrfip1b gene encoding uncharacterized protein lrrfip1b isoform X21 has translation MATQLTGRKRIPNREKLSAEDDALSQIAREAEARLAAKRAARAEAREIRMKELERQQKEISDDEERMSVGSRGSLRGNHTDLYSSTSSLPSARLQNGRPSDYNGFLGSGSRASSRASSARASPVVEERSDFLEKGSRTASTLSAATLASLGGGSSRRGSCDTSVSADTEASIREMKDSLVEVEEKYRKAMVSNAHLDNEKTNLMYQVDTLRETLMEMEELLCETRRECEEKTRAYEREHHAHSVLKVQFEEMKETLKQSEELLTEAQQSHGKQKDYIREISDLQETLEWKDKKIRALERQKEYSDIIHDERDTLRDEISRLRDALKKHGIVLGSKVTTNGEVADGSIDGHVSAEPASRMIQDAHTPTISGEGMLGRTPEHYNIPKTQTEIAGNLWWTTQVLEKSSPNQQMQDGERNEKDNSSEERIDIDDLGPSDSLRDETTEDNQTESSEQEINHSSENEVRMFRAPTNKAIRTQRNLLNPNKENLIQFKSTLNETPPDKLKTVVVGKRLNAKGGSYSKMSKKSTECRFNSSQPLTCTPVNDSTVMSKTSTSEIDLSTKTSQSVPRKPLKQYQKISVQYNTETRRSENRIPLGVTDATKISHDLMLEPTVFNEEGIFNIAGGNNTQAWNQETDVESVLDTFNMPVEYKGVAFLLDSCEEAFALDVALLASDEIGVHCSTTVGVGEPIADKSQTLLKTKMKLKRIFSCCVS, from the exons ATGGCAACTCAATTAACGGGAAGGAAAAGAATTCCTAACCGAGAGAAACTGTCTGCGGAGGATGATGCTCTGAGTCAAATAGCCCGAGAG GCGGAGGCCAGGCTAGCAGCTAAACGGGCTGCCCGGGCAGAAGCTCGAGAAATCCGTATGAAGGAACTGGAGAGGCAACAAAAAGAG ATATCAGATGATGAGGAGCGCATGTCTGTTGGCAGTCGAGGCAGTTTAAGG GGCAACCACACAGATCTCTACAGCAGCACCAGCAGTCTGCCTTCAGCCAGACTACAAAATGGACGG CCTTCAGACTACAATGGCTTTCTTGGCTCTGGTTCGAGGGCCTCATCTAGGGCCAGTTCAGCTCGTGCCAGCCCTGTG gtgGAGGAAAGATCAGACTTCCTGGAGAAG GGCTCCAGGACAGCTTCCACGCTTTCTGCTGCAACTCTAGCATCTCTGGGTGGAGGGTCATCACGAAGAGGAAGCTGTGATACCTCGGTTTCTGCTGACACTGAGGCGTCCATACGAGAAATGAAG GACTCCCTGGTGGAGGTGGAAGAGAAATATCGTAAGGCTATGGTGTCCAATGCTCACCTGGACAATGAGAAGACCAACCTGATGTATCAGGTGGACACACTGAGAGAAACTCTGATGGAGATGGAGGAACTTTTGTGTGAGACACGCAGGGAGTGTGAAGAGAAAACCAGG GCGTATGAGCGAGAACATCATGCTCACAGTGTCCTGAAAGTCCAATTTGAGGAGATGAAGGAAACACTAAAGCAGAGTGAAGAGCTATTGACG GAAGCCCAACAGTCGCATGGGAAGCAGAAGGATTACATTAGAGAGATCTCTGACCTGCAAGAAACATTGGAATGGAAAGATAAAAAGATCCGG GCATTAGAGAGACAGAAGGAGTATTCAGACATTATCCATGACGAACGGGACACACTCAGGGATGAGATTTCCCGCCTTAGGGATGCTCTAAAG AAACATGGAATAGTTCTGGGATCTAAGGTGACGACCAACGGAGAAGTAGCAGACGGGTCGATTGATGGCCATGTAAGTGCAGAACCAGCCTCCCGAATGATCCAAGATGCTCACACGCCCACCATAAGCGGAGAAGGCATGTTAG GCAGAACTCCAGAACATTACAACATCCCTAAAACACAAACTGAGATCGCTGGAAATCTGTGGTGGACCACACAGGTGCTTGAGAAGAGTTCACCGAATCAACAGATGCAAGATGGTGAAAGAAACGAGAAGGACAATTCGTCAGAAGAGCGCATTGACATAGATGATCTTGGGCCCAGTGACAGTTTAAGAGATGAGACGACTGAGGACAATCAGACAGAAAGCAGTGAACAAGAAATAAATCATTCTTCTGAGAATGAAGTCAGGATGTTCAGGGCACCTACAAATAAAGCAATTCGGACACAGAGGAATCTTCTAAATCCTAACAAAGAAAATTTAATACAATTTAAGTCAACACTGAATGAAACACCCCCAGATAAATTAAAAACAGTAGTGGTTGGTAAAAGGTTAAATGCAAAGGGGGGTTCTTACtcaaaaatgtctaaaaaatCTACAGAGTGCCGATTTAACTCTTCACAACCCCTAACATGCACTCCAGTTAATGATTCTACAGTTATGAGCAAAACAAGCACGTCAGAGATTGATTTAAGCACTAAAACTTCACAAAGTGTGCCACGGAAACCATTAAAACAGTATCAAAAAATATCTGTACAGTACAATACAGAGACCAGGCGATCAGAGAATAGGATACCCTTAGGAGTCACTGATGCAACCAAAATCTCTCATGATCTAATGCTTGAACCCACAGTCTTTAATGAAGAGGGTATTTTTAATATAGCAGGAGGCAATAATACACAAGCCTGGAACCAGGAGACAGATGTAGAATCAGTGCTAGATACATTTAACATGCCAGTAGAGTACAAGGGCGTTGCATTTCTTCTGGATAGTTGTGAAGAAGCTTTTGCATTGGATGTTGCTCTTTTAGCATCGGATGAAATAGGTGTGCACTGCAGTACAACAGTCGGTGTGGGAGAACCTATTGCAGATAAGTCCCAGACATTACTAAAGACCAAGATGAAGTTAAAGAGGATCTTCAGCTGCTGTGTGTCGTGA
- the lrrfip1b gene encoding uncharacterized protein lrrfip1b isoform X6, which translates to MATQLTGRKRIPNREKLSAEDDALSQIAREAEARLAAKRAARAEAREIRMKELERQQKEIYHAHKKYYGLDNKWGHIEQWMEDSERYSRHTRRHTSISDDEERMSVGSRGSLRPSALFSENPRSRSHRGSLYEESSYSGSRRFSGSSTRVPSDYNGFLGSGSRASSRASSARASPVVEERSDFLEKGSRTASTLSAATLASLGGGSSRRGSCDTSVSADTEASIREMKDSLVEVEEKYRKAMVSNAHLDNEKTNLMYQVDTLRETLMEMEELLCETRRECEEKTRAYEREHHAHSVLKVQFEEMKETLKQSEELLTEAQQSHGKQKDYIREISDLQETLEWKDKKIRALERQKEYSDIIHDERDTLRDEISRLRDALKKHGIVLGSKVTTNGEVADGSIDGHVSAEPASRMIQDAHTPTISGEGMLGRTPEHYNIPKTQTEIAGNLWWTTQVLEKSSPNQQMQDGERNEKDNSSEERIDIDDLGPSDSLRDETTEDNQTESSEQEINHSSENEVRMFRAPTNKAIRTQRNLLNPNKENLIQFKSTLNETPPDKLKTVVVGKRLNAKGGSYSKMSKKSTECRFNSSQPLTCTPVNDSTVMSKTSTSEIDLSTKTSQSVPRKPLKQYQKISVQYNTETRRSENRIPLGVTDATKISHDLMLEPTVFNEEGIFNIAGGNNTQAWNQETDVESVLDTFNMPVEYKGVAFLLDSCEEAFALDVALLASDEIGVHCSTTVGVGEPIADKSQTLLKTKMKLKRIFSCCVS; encoded by the exons ATGGCAACTCAATTAACGGGAAGGAAAAGAATTCCTAACCGAGAGAAACTGTCTGCGGAGGATGATGCTCTGAGTCAAATAGCCCGAGAG GCGGAGGCCAGGCTAGCAGCTAAACGGGCTGCCCGGGCAGAAGCTCGAGAAATCCGTATGAAGGAACTGGAGAGGCAACAAAAAGAG ATATATCATGCACACAAG AAATACTATGGGCTGGACAACAAATGGGGCCATATTGAACAGTGGATG GAAGACAGTGAGCGGTATTCTCGCCACACTCGGAGACACACTTCG ATATCAGATGATGAGGAGCGCATGTCTGTTGGCAGTCGAGGCAGTTTAAGG CCCTCTGCACTTTTTAGTGAAAATCCCCGCTCAAGAAGTCACAGG GGCTCACTGTATGAAGAGAGTTCATATTCTGGCTCTAGGCGTTTCAGTGGGTCCAGCACAAGAGTC CCTTCAGACTACAATGGCTTTCTTGGCTCTGGTTCGAGGGCCTCATCTAGGGCCAGTTCAGCTCGTGCCAGCCCTGTG gtgGAGGAAAGATCAGACTTCCTGGAGAAG GGCTCCAGGACAGCTTCCACGCTTTCTGCTGCAACTCTAGCATCTCTGGGTGGAGGGTCATCACGAAGAGGAAGCTGTGATACCTCGGTTTCTGCTGACACTGAGGCGTCCATACGAGAAATGAAG GACTCCCTGGTGGAGGTGGAAGAGAAATATCGTAAGGCTATGGTGTCCAATGCTCACCTGGACAATGAGAAGACCAACCTGATGTATCAGGTGGACACACTGAGAGAAACTCTGATGGAGATGGAGGAACTTTTGTGTGAGACACGCAGGGAGTGTGAAGAGAAAACCAGG GCGTATGAGCGAGAACATCATGCTCACAGTGTCCTGAAAGTCCAATTTGAGGAGATGAAGGAAACACTAAAGCAGAGTGAAGAGCTATTGACG GAAGCCCAACAGTCGCATGGGAAGCAGAAGGATTACATTAGAGAGATCTCTGACCTGCAAGAAACATTGGAATGGAAAGATAAAAAGATCCGG GCATTAGAGAGACAGAAGGAGTATTCAGACATTATCCATGACGAACGGGACACACTCAGGGATGAGATTTCCCGCCTTAGGGATGCTCTAAAG AAACATGGAATAGTTCTGGGATCTAAGGTGACGACCAACGGAGAAGTAGCAGACGGGTCGATTGATGGCCATGTAAGTGCAGAACCAGCCTCCCGAATGATCCAAGATGCTCACACGCCCACCATAAGCGGAGAAGGCATGTTAG GCAGAACTCCAGAACATTACAACATCCCTAAAACACAAACTGAGATCGCTGGAAATCTGTGGTGGACCACACAGGTGCTTGAGAAGAGTTCACCGAATCAACAGATGCAAGATGGTGAAAGAAACGAGAAGGACAATTCGTCAGAAGAGCGCATTGACATAGATGATCTTGGGCCCAGTGACAGTTTAAGAGATGAGACGACTGAGGACAATCAGACAGAAAGCAGTGAACAAGAAATAAATCATTCTTCTGAGAATGAAGTCAGGATGTTCAGGGCACCTACAAATAAAGCAATTCGGACACAGAGGAATCTTCTAAATCCTAACAAAGAAAATTTAATACAATTTAAGTCAACACTGAATGAAACACCCCCAGATAAATTAAAAACAGTAGTGGTTGGTAAAAGGTTAAATGCAAAGGGGGGTTCTTACtcaaaaatgtctaaaaaatCTACAGAGTGCCGATTTAACTCTTCACAACCCCTAACATGCACTCCAGTTAATGATTCTACAGTTATGAGCAAAACAAGCACGTCAGAGATTGATTTAAGCACTAAAACTTCACAAAGTGTGCCACGGAAACCATTAAAACAGTATCAAAAAATATCTGTACAGTACAATACAGAGACCAGGCGATCAGAGAATAGGATACCCTTAGGAGTCACTGATGCAACCAAAATCTCTCATGATCTAATGCTTGAACCCACAGTCTTTAATGAAGAGGGTATTTTTAATATAGCAGGAGGCAATAATACACAAGCCTGGAACCAGGAGACAGATGTAGAATCAGTGCTAGATACATTTAACATGCCAGTAGAGTACAAGGGCGTTGCATTTCTTCTGGATAGTTGTGAAGAAGCTTTTGCATTGGATGTTGCTCTTTTAGCATCGGATGAAATAGGTGTGCACTGCAGTACAACAGTCGGTGTGGGAGAACCTATTGCAGATAAGTCCCAGACATTACTAAAGACCAAGATGAAGTTAAAGAGGATCTTCAGCTGCTGTGTGTCGTGA
- the lrrfip1b gene encoding uncharacterized protein lrrfip1b isoform X17: MATQLTGRKRIPNREKLSAEDDALSQIAREAEARLAAKRAARAEAREIRMKELERQQKEISDDEERMSVGSRGSLRPSALFSENPRSRSHRGSLYEESSYSGSRRFSGSSTRVPSDYNGFLGSGSRASSRASSARASPVVEERSDFLEKGSRTASTLSAATLASLGGGSSRRGSCDTSVSADTEASIREMKDSLVEVEEKYRKAMVSNAHLDNEKTNLMYQVDTLRETLMEMEELLCETRRECEEKTRAYEREHHAHSVLKVQFEEMKETLKQSEELLTEAQQSHGKQKDYIREISDLQETLEWKDKKIRALERQKEYSDIIHDERDTLRDEISRLRDALKKHGIVLGSKVTTNGEVADGSIDGHVSAEPASRMIQDAHTPTISGEGMLGRTPEHYNIPKTQTEIAGNLWWTTQVLEKSSPNQQMQDGERNEKDNSSEERIDIDDLGPSDSLRDETTEDNQTESSEQEINHSSENEVRMFRAPTNKAIRTQRNLLNPNKENLIQFKSTLNETPPDKLKTVVVGKRLNAKGGSYSKMSKKSTECRFNSSQPLTCTPVNDSTVMSKTSTSEIDLSTKTSQSVPRKPLKQYQKISVQYNTETRRSENRIPLGVTDATKISHDLMLEPTVFNEEGIFNIAGGNNTQAWNQETDVESVLDTFNMPVEYKGVAFLLDSCEEAFALDVALLASDEIGVHCSTTVGVGEPIADKSQTLLKTKMKLKRIFSCCVS, translated from the exons ATGGCAACTCAATTAACGGGAAGGAAAAGAATTCCTAACCGAGAGAAACTGTCTGCGGAGGATGATGCTCTGAGTCAAATAGCCCGAGAG GCGGAGGCCAGGCTAGCAGCTAAACGGGCTGCCCGGGCAGAAGCTCGAGAAATCCGTATGAAGGAACTGGAGAGGCAACAAAAAGAG ATATCAGATGATGAGGAGCGCATGTCTGTTGGCAGTCGAGGCAGTTTAAGG CCCTCTGCACTTTTTAGTGAAAATCCCCGCTCAAGAAGTCACAGG GGCTCACTGTATGAAGAGAGTTCATATTCTGGCTCTAGGCGTTTCAGTGGGTCCAGCACAAGAGTC CCTTCAGACTACAATGGCTTTCTTGGCTCTGGTTCGAGGGCCTCATCTAGGGCCAGTTCAGCTCGTGCCAGCCCTGTG gtgGAGGAAAGATCAGACTTCCTGGAGAAG GGCTCCAGGACAGCTTCCACGCTTTCTGCTGCAACTCTAGCATCTCTGGGTGGAGGGTCATCACGAAGAGGAAGCTGTGATACCTCGGTTTCTGCTGACACTGAGGCGTCCATACGAGAAATGAAG GACTCCCTGGTGGAGGTGGAAGAGAAATATCGTAAGGCTATGGTGTCCAATGCTCACCTGGACAATGAGAAGACCAACCTGATGTATCAGGTGGACACACTGAGAGAAACTCTGATGGAGATGGAGGAACTTTTGTGTGAGACACGCAGGGAGTGTGAAGAGAAAACCAGG GCGTATGAGCGAGAACATCATGCTCACAGTGTCCTGAAAGTCCAATTTGAGGAGATGAAGGAAACACTAAAGCAGAGTGAAGAGCTATTGACG GAAGCCCAACAGTCGCATGGGAAGCAGAAGGATTACATTAGAGAGATCTCTGACCTGCAAGAAACATTGGAATGGAAAGATAAAAAGATCCGG GCATTAGAGAGACAGAAGGAGTATTCAGACATTATCCATGACGAACGGGACACACTCAGGGATGAGATTTCCCGCCTTAGGGATGCTCTAAAG AAACATGGAATAGTTCTGGGATCTAAGGTGACGACCAACGGAGAAGTAGCAGACGGGTCGATTGATGGCCATGTAAGTGCAGAACCAGCCTCCCGAATGATCCAAGATGCTCACACGCCCACCATAAGCGGAGAAGGCATGTTAG GCAGAACTCCAGAACATTACAACATCCCTAAAACACAAACTGAGATCGCTGGAAATCTGTGGTGGACCACACAGGTGCTTGAGAAGAGTTCACCGAATCAACAGATGCAAGATGGTGAAAGAAACGAGAAGGACAATTCGTCAGAAGAGCGCATTGACATAGATGATCTTGGGCCCAGTGACAGTTTAAGAGATGAGACGACTGAGGACAATCAGACAGAAAGCAGTGAACAAGAAATAAATCATTCTTCTGAGAATGAAGTCAGGATGTTCAGGGCACCTACAAATAAAGCAATTCGGACACAGAGGAATCTTCTAAATCCTAACAAAGAAAATTTAATACAATTTAAGTCAACACTGAATGAAACACCCCCAGATAAATTAAAAACAGTAGTGGTTGGTAAAAGGTTAAATGCAAAGGGGGGTTCTTACtcaaaaatgtctaaaaaatCTACAGAGTGCCGATTTAACTCTTCACAACCCCTAACATGCACTCCAGTTAATGATTCTACAGTTATGAGCAAAACAAGCACGTCAGAGATTGATTTAAGCACTAAAACTTCACAAAGTGTGCCACGGAAACCATTAAAACAGTATCAAAAAATATCTGTACAGTACAATACAGAGACCAGGCGATCAGAGAATAGGATACCCTTAGGAGTCACTGATGCAACCAAAATCTCTCATGATCTAATGCTTGAACCCACAGTCTTTAATGAAGAGGGTATTTTTAATATAGCAGGAGGCAATAATACACAAGCCTGGAACCAGGAGACAGATGTAGAATCAGTGCTAGATACATTTAACATGCCAGTAGAGTACAAGGGCGTTGCATTTCTTCTGGATAGTTGTGAAGAAGCTTTTGCATTGGATGTTGCTCTTTTAGCATCGGATGAAATAGGTGTGCACTGCAGTACAACAGTCGGTGTGGGAGAACCTATTGCAGATAAGTCCCAGACATTACTAAAGACCAAGATGAAGTTAAAGAGGATCTTCAGCTGCTGTGTGTCGTGA